TATCGTGGATCTTCTAATATCACTGGGAAAGACTTTAGCTGAACCATTCTGCTGAGTAATTTATAAATGAGACGTCAAATTCTCGTAAAGCATTTTCGATCAAGGAGAGAGGAATTATATGGTGGAAGATGAATTTTTGTTATTACCGTACTTATAGTATGTGCTCTATAAAATCCCTAGTAACCGCCTGACCACATCTGGAATGGCCTTCTGAATCAGAAACGCCCGCTTAATATAAGCCTTCGCACTCAGATCTTATTATGGAGTCCAGAGGAAATTATCACATGTAAAATTGAAGGTGATCTCGCTGACTGATCGTGGAAACTTTCTGATAGCCGTATTATGAATAAGGGTAGGTCTACAGTAGTATCCTTCTGTCATGGAGGGCCTTCAGTCATATAGTCTCTTTAGCATCACACATCCTATGGACTCGGAACTTATCCTGTTAATGTATGGAAGACTATTTTTTTGAGGATCCAATATACCCATCCcccaattttttttttttttttttttttttttcgctgCTTTGTTACGTAACTGAGAAGTCAggtataaataaatatatataggagTATATTCTATCACGACTCAATTACCGGTTACCAGCCAACTACGGCATATGTGAAGTCCGAGGAAGCATATTCCTTAGATATCTGCATAGAAATCGACAATTCGAAGGTACATATCTGTTCATTTCtgatttcctctttctcttccagccTAAGGCTAGTATATTATACATTGCTCCAGCAACAATGAGAAAGCTGTTGAGACTGGCCTTTGCTGCGGTCTCGTTGGCAGGTATATCCATTGCTGACAACTTCACCACGACTTGTAATGGGTATTACCTTGAAGACGATCATGTTTTGCATGCAACATGTACCGCGAAGAATAATGTGGCAAACCAGAGACAACTTGATTTGAATGATTGTCTTGCAAATTTGGATGGCCAGTTAGCACTTGTTGGGAAGTACGTGCGCGCCTTACTGTACTaggctgaagaagctcacaACCATTAGGGGAAACGCATTTGCCACGTGTATCCACGGCTGCGGCCTATGTTTTTTAGAAGGAGAGAAACTTACGTGCTCCTGCCGAAGAAGCGACATGCGGAGTGTGACATTTAATACACTCGACTTAGGTCAGTTCGGTTCAACCTTCGGGTAACATATGGCTTACGATAGTGTGTAGATGTTATCGTTATGAATCAGGATGGGAAGCTGTTATGTAACCTGTAGGTATTAACTGAGTACCTTTTATTTTCAAAGGTACTGTACTAGGAAAACTATAAGAAAGCGAGGGGGGTAAGATAACACCGTGAAATATATTGTGGGAGAATATTCTTCCATTTTTTACCGCAGCTTTGGGGACGAATCTTAGTTAGCTAAACCTGCTTACCTATGTTTATAACGCCCAGTTGTAATGCAGAGCCTAGGTGGTGACATCAGATTGTAGGGCAACTTCATATAGAATTGTTGGGATTCGAGAAAGCATGAGACGCTAATCTCTGGATACGTACCCTGCAGCCAAGTGTGATCCTCCTCTACTGGTACGGTATCGATTGATAAATGATTTCACTTTACCTGGCCATCGTAAATAAAAGCGGTATGCAGTCTACTACAACTATATCTCTACCTTTGTATCTCTATATTATATGATCCCTTTTGTCTTACGGGCAAGCTTTAAGCCTCCTTTAGGGGCCTATGTTGGCCATTGCCACCATTTCAGCACACCGGGGCCCTTTGATCCGCAGCTACGAAGTCTTTGAGATACTTCTGCAAGATTCAATACAACTTTCATGACGCTGGCTTCTTATTTCCCTCCTTGCATGGCTGATATATCACCGAATGCTCCTCTAATAACTCCGCGCAATTTTTGTCGTGGAATGTTCAATCCTGGATAGTCAAGCAAACCATGGGTTattgtttcctttgccccACATTCATGTTTACTGTATCGTCTTCTCAGAACCTATAAAGCCTACCGTATGGTGCGAGCCAGTACTGACTAGTCCGCAGCTGGGTGAGTAGATAGTCACGGTTTTCGCAGCTACAGGCTATGTAATTATCGAGTGTAGATGGATAGCAACTTCGTGTCGGCCCAGCGAAGGCGCCTTCATTCGCGTTCCCACCCTTGGATGGCTGCCGTTTCTTATGAGATAAGGTGGTAGGAAGGGTGGGTTTGTCTGGCCCCTGCTAGTTTGGCTACTATTGGCATAGAACTTGTCAAAATCAGTTTCTGAAATAGGTTCTTCGAGAGTCTCCCCGAAACCTGGATGCTAAGCCACACTAAAGCATACAAAAGTTGTATTTAATTATTCAAGGTCTTTTTACCGTGTTATGCAATGACAGTTGCCTGATTCAGTTACTGTAGCAGGACGTGTACAAGTATCATATAATTCTTTTATGTTTCAACGTGGATCGGTGTTCAGGGTTCGGGACTACTATCGAAGAGCATATTCCGAAAGTTGATCTCATAAGTTCTCTAAATGTGGGTGTGTCATACAGTCCTTTATGCGAAATGTCATGGTGGTCGACACACTCGCGAGAGAGGAACAGAAggatagagagaaagagagacagagagatCATTTAACTCGACCCCTCGCGAACGATGCATAGGTTACAACAACTCTATATATCCAAATATATACCTGCGAGTGTTCGACTTCCTGAAAACGAACTTAAAGCCTCGTCAGGGCCTTTCGTGGCCTAACTGCCGCTCCTATCGGTAGATTGCTCTTGTGCTGCACGACTCCAAAGCCGTTGTGGCGGCCCAACGAAGTCTAGTAAGGACTTGGCCGTCCTGACCCTCAAGACGATGTCTGGTTTACTCCCAATCTTGTTTTGAGCCTTCCAGCAAACTCAATACACTATTGGACACGTGGCAAACCTCTTTCCTTGACTCTATCCGGGTTTCCCTCAAAGTTTGGACAGTCCACCAACACATGGGTGGCTGTTTCCTGAGCGTAGAGACACTCTTTGCAGTAAGAGCCTCATCTAAGACTCGGAAGGCATTACAGAAATTGAGGGTAGATGTCGAAATTGCTCTCACTTGGTGCTGTTTTCTATACGATGAGGAACTTGCTAACAGTACTGAAAACAGAAATGGAGAAATTAAACAGTCATGTAATCAATTGGCAAAAGAGCGATCGCAATAAAGTGCTTTTCGAATAAAGCTACAACGATCACCTTCGGAAGGCTCGGCAGTAGGGGACCAATACAAGGGCATCTTAGGGTCTCTTTTCATTAGATTTAGACCATCTTTCAACACTTCCGAGCTTATTTCACCTTTCCAGGCACGAAGTTCATCTTCTCTAAACACACCCTTTTGTATAAATTTGCTTACTACAGTATCGAAACAGCGACATAAATCTAGAACCCTCGGGTAGCAATTGAGGATAAAGCTAGAAAGCACGCGCACTTCCCTGGACGAGAAATCTTTACTATTACTGTATTTCAAGGATCAGTACACTCACGTTTTACTTCATAAGATTTACTCACATTTCAGCATCCATCCTTTTACCACACGTGACTAGAACTCCTTCACTGAGATAGTGTACCAACTCACACCACTTTTTACCCGTCTCTATCTCTATATCGAATTTTTCACGAGCAATTTTCCTGGATTTATCATCTGTTTTGTCCCATATAGTAGTATAATACCGAAAGAAAGCATCAGATGCTCTGGCGTGGAGGCTTTTTTCCGAGTCTGCCTTAACGAAATTTGGCGacttctcaatcttcttcttctcttcttcatgccAATAATACATCCGTATCTGGGCCACTCGACGCATAATAGCCTTTGTTTCCGGGTCTTGTTCGATCTCCAGTTGCATCATATCTATCGTGCATTGATCCCAAAGCTCGTCACTTGCACTGGGAGCAGTTTGTGGCCAAAGCCCCTTTTCAAGCCACGTATGCAAGATATTTTCCGTGAAAATCTCCAGATCCGACCTTATGATAGAATAACTTGCATGTATCGAGTGAGCAATCTTATCTGGATTTGTTTGGCctgtttcttccattcctttctCATACATGATCTCGAGGCCTTTGTGATATCGCTTGGACACCTTAGTTTTGGCCTTCTCTAGAGGTGATGAAGGGGTTGAGACTGATGCAGTGACCCTGGACTGTTCAACTGGTTTGAACGGGCTACGCTGTGGGCTATCCTGTAATGGACTGTGACTGATTTCGGCAGAAGGTGTGTGTCCAGGAATGTCCATCGTCGGCTCTGGCTGAGGTGACAGATTCACGAATTCCAAGATCGGATCAACCTCTAGATCTAGTGGACAATGTCCGAAGGGGGTATTATCTTGGACGGGGAGATCTTGGTTGTAGTCAATACCGTCATTCCACTCAGTACGAAATTCTGGTATTAAGGATGGCATTGGCGCTCTGTTGGTGGGCATGTCTAGATTTAGTGGATAATTTCCAAAGCAGACGCTGTTCTGTACTGGGAGATCTTGGTTGTAGTTAATATCTGGATCCTGCTCAGTACGAAATTCTCGTGTCAAGGCAGGCATTGACGTTGTGTTGATGAGCATGTGATTATCGTCTAAATAGGGTTGAGGATAAGCATTGGCACCCAGATTTCGTAAAACTCCAGTCGGCTCTATGTATGGCACTTAAGGACCAGTCAGCTTCAATTTAGGAGGTATTCTTGATTGTCAACTACCACTATGGCGCGTTTCGTAATCACATTTAAGCTATGTATGACAAGTATGACTTAACGCGGGAGGTTACTGAGATAGACGTACCTGAGAAAAGTTCTTGATATCTACCACATAATACTTCCACTAAGTTCCGTTGCTGGGACTCGTTAAGTTCAGTTACTTGCATAACGCTATGTGCCAGTCTTTGGGCAACCTGAAAAGTGGAAAGTAAGCCCTATCCTATGCAAGATCCGTTATTGCACATAGAAACGGGACGACAAAGGTCTTCACCTCTTCAATCTTGTCTGATGACGAAGAGCAAGCACTATATCTTGGGATCTGCGTGTGTCATCAGCATATCGTGTCAAGTCAGCTCAATAAGCCATACAGACCGGGAATTTGAGGACAAGAGTAGTCACCATAGTTACAATGACTGAGAGAATGTATAGAAAATAACCATACAACTGTATAAGGTGCGTACCAGGCGCTGCTTTCTATTTATGGGCGCTTGAACAATTCTGGATCCGCGTTGCGAATGTAATAATCAAGGATGAAGCATTTTGGAGGGAGGGGTCTTTGCGAACTCTTAGGGTAAACAATACCTTCAAATAGTTTTGGGGTTATTTAAAAACGGTCTTCGACATTCAATGTGGAAGTTTCTAGATTAATCTTTCTATTATATCATTTAGAACTATAGAAGACTTTATATCCAGTACAGTACTAGTAGGCCTGTCTTCCTCATACTCAGACAGCACTTCCAGAGGATGCATAGCTCTTTGCTGTATATCGGAAATAAATTGTTAGTAAGAGGACGTATCTGGCTTCACAGGGAAAGTAAGTATAATGTGAAAAGCCCTGCAAAAATAGGAGTGAGCGAGCGAAATTGGAATGTGCTGACAGTTTTTATTGCCTCAGGGTTTGTAAAGAAATACTAGCATAACAACACTCTACTCATACACTTAATCGCTCTCCTGTAACTTTGTAACTTCTATACATCTCTTAAAAGGTCATTCCAAGCCTCAAGTGCCTCTTTCTCACAGTGGGCCAATTCCTCCAGCTTTTGCTGAAGCCTCACTGCAACATCCCTCCCAGGATTTGCTCCCTTTTGCCTTAAAAAGTCGTCAAC
This window of the Aspergillus oryzae RIB40 DNA, chromosome 8 genome carries:
- a CDS encoding uncharacterized protein (predicted protein) — its product is MPALTREFRTEQDPDINYNQDLPVQNSVCFGNYPLNLDMPTNRAPMPSLIPEFRTEWNDGIDYNQDLPVQDNTPFGHCPLDLEVDPILEFVNLSPQPEPTMDIPGHTPSAEISHSPLQDSPQRSPFKPVEQSRVTASVSTPSSPLEKAKTKVSKRYHKGLEIMYEKGMEETGQTNPDKIAHSIHASYSIIRSDLEIFTENILHTWLEKGLWPQTAPSASDELWDQCTIDMMQLEIEQDPETKAIMRRVAQIRMYYWHEEEKKKIEKSPNFVKADSEKSLHARASDAFFRYYTTIWDKTDDKSRKIAREKFDIEIETGKKWLKISRPGKCACFLALSSIATRGF